The following are encoded together in the Methanosarcina flavescens genome:
- a CDS encoding PGF-pre-PGF domain-containing protein, whose product MKKNNQKMNTEISMKKNLSIISDLNVRKKIVIFSELLVLFFVIGSSIAMADTGSSEINTASEIQSNALNQTDSLPELKYAPENPKFTKYLNNKNYTQNALSQNEYQTGFVPAPVDLSHLSDVSAGHVSAPAYYDLRALNRVTDVRDQGHEGTCWAFATYASLESCLLPEENRDFSENNMKNLLSSVYPEGFDFTPDEGGNHLMSTAYLARWNGPVDETDDPYDPSNYSSVYSPTGLHVQKHIRDVLIIPDRKSPMDNDNIKSVVQNYGAVYTTMYVNPAYYSPDQRYYYCNSVISYPNHAVAIVGWNDSFDKNQFSNVPPGNGAFIVKNSWGKTWGEEGYFYVSYYDTKLGYDGNVVFTAGNTDDYDSIYQYDPLGWVNSVGYSNPTCWCANIFTAKSYEVLKAVGFYTTDSNCNYEIYIYTDPEFSPISRTGYVLTQSGTIPFAGYHTIPLNSGVKLKAGQKFSVVLKLTTHGYNFPIAFEYPKSGYSSKAKANTGESFISPDGIKWEDLTKHYPNANVCIKAFTYPISFPVANFSSNISEGYVPLNVQFNDSSRNVTRWNWDFGDGNYSTEQNPMHVYSRTGTYPVNLTASNDNGTDSKLATIAVLQQPAYAYIANTGSNTISVIDTAKDNVITTVEAGAGPYGVGVSPDGKKVYVAHNDSNTVSVIDTATNTVTATVPVGRKPWGIAVTPDGKKVYVANNLDNTTSVIDTATNTVIATVPAGIYPSGVAVTPDGTKVYFASSLHFENSTSSIVSVIDTATNGVIASVPVGNASTGISVTPDGTKVYVSNSLDNTVSVIDTATNNIIATVPVGDNPQGNAVSPEGRMVYVANFDSNTISIVDAVTDTLIASVPVEVNPIGVSFNPDENEAYVTNSGSNTVSVIDTATNRVKTTMSVGESPIAFGQFIKQPVLPFANFKSNVSEGYAPLSVQFTDLSKNAMEWSWDFGDGNYSTEQNPVHIFSVPQTYTVNLTVSNEKGTASKLATITVTQQSSSSDGGDGSTDGSSGSSGSSGSSRKSGGGGGSGGGGGSPEPAKNVEVKELSQASIINGRSVKFDFARNATCVVYVSFDAKKTFGKTTTVAEQLKGKSALVSGLPDGEVYKFFNVWVGNGGVATEKNIESPVVCFKVEKSWLEDKKIDPVSITLSSYIDKTWSYLPAELLSEDSKYLYFTAETPGFSSFAIIGKAIEKESGDEIELATDIQDPGQESIALGSKDRMKSEDRMKSETGKITSIPGFKAVCGIISLLAISLYQRRCNK is encoded by the coding sequence TTGAAGAAAAATAATCAAAAAATGAATACAGAGATCAGCATGAAGAAGAATCTCAGTATAATAAGCGATCTAAATGTGAGAAAAAAGATAGTAATCTTCAGTGAACTTCTGGTTCTATTTTTTGTTATAGGGTCATCTATAGCGATGGCAGATACAGGATCTTCGGAAATAAACACAGCATCTGAGATTCAGAGTAATGCCCTAAACCAGACTGACAGTCTCCCAGAGCTTAAATATGCGCCGGAAAACCCCAAGTTTACCAAATACCTTAACAATAAAAATTACACTCAAAATGCACTTTCCCAAAATGAATATCAAACCGGTTTTGTACCCGCGCCTGTAGATCTCAGTCATCTAAGCGATGTTTCAGCAGGACATGTATCTGCTCCAGCTTACTATGATCTGCGAGCTCTGAACAGGGTAACAGATGTTAGAGATCAGGGTCATGAAGGAACTTGCTGGGCATTTGCAACCTATGCATCTCTGGAATCATGCTTACTGCCGGAAGAGAACCGGGATTTCTCAGAAAACAATATGAAAAACCTGCTTTCTTCTGTATATCCAGAAGGTTTTGACTTTACTCCGGATGAAGGCGGAAACCATCTCATGTCAACAGCCTATCTGGCTCGCTGGAACGGACCAGTGGATGAAACCGATGATCCTTATGATCCTTCTAATTATTCCTCGGTCTACTCACCCACTGGATTACATGTACAGAAGCACATACGAGATGTACTCATTATTCCAGACAGGAAAAGTCCAATGGACAATGATAACATAAAATCTGTAGTCCAGAACTACGGAGCGGTATACACCACAATGTACGTCAATCCTGCCTATTATTCCCCTGATCAACGTTACTATTACTGTAACAGTGTTATCTCATATCCTAATCATGCTGTGGCTATTGTTGGCTGGAATGACTCGTTTGATAAGAATCAGTTTTCCAACGTTCCGCCCGGAAATGGTGCATTTATTGTAAAAAATAGCTGGGGCAAGACCTGGGGGGAGGAGGGATATTTCTATGTATCCTACTACGACACAAAACTCGGATACGATGGAAACGTTGTGTTCACAGCTGGAAACACTGATGATTATGATTCCATATACCAGTATGACCCGCTCGGATGGGTCAACAGTGTTGGATATAGTAATCCTACTTGCTGGTGTGCAAACATCTTTACTGCAAAATCTTATGAAGTTCTCAAAGCCGTAGGTTTCTATACAACAGACTCAAACTGCAACTATGAAATATATATATACACTGATCCAGAGTTCAGCCCCATAAGTAGAACAGGCTATGTTCTTACCCAAAGCGGTACAATTCCATTTGCAGGCTACCACACGATTCCCCTGAATTCAGGAGTTAAGCTCAAAGCAGGTCAAAAGTTTTCGGTAGTTCTGAAGCTTACAACTCATGGATATAACTTCCCGATTGCCTTTGAATATCCAAAATCAGGCTACAGTAGTAAAGCAAAAGCAAACACAGGAGAGAGCTTTATAAGTCCTGATGGAATTAAATGGGAAGACTTAACAAAACATTATCCAAATGCAAATGTATGTATCAAGGCATTCACCTATCCAATTTCGTTTCCCGTTGCAAACTTCAGTAGCAATATAAGCGAAGGTTATGTTCCATTGAATGTACAGTTTAACGACAGTTCAAGAAATGTAACCAGATGGAACTGGGATTTTGGAGATGGAAATTATTCAACCGAGCAGAATCCAATGCATGTTTATTCCAGAACAGGAACTTATCCTGTCAACCTGACCGCAAGCAATGATAATGGTACAGATTCAAAACTTGCTACTATAGCTGTTCTTCAACAGCCTGCTTACGCATACATTGCAAACACGGGTAGCAACACTATCTCTGTAATTGACACCGCAAAAGACAATGTTATCACCACTGTAGAAGCAGGTGCTGGCCCTTATGGAGTTGGAGTAAGTCCGGATGGAAAAAAGGTATATGTAGCGCACAATGACAGCAACACTGTCTCTGTAATTGACACTGCAACAAACACTGTTACAGCCACGGTGCCTGTAGGAAGGAAGCCCTGGGGAATTGCGGTCACTCCGGATGGGAAAAAGGTGTATGTGGCGAATAATCTGGATAATACTACATCTGTAATTGATACTGCAACGAACACTGTCATAGCTACGGTCCCTGCAGGAATTTATCCTTCTGGAGTTGCAGTTACACCGGATGGAACAAAGGTATATTTTGCGAGTTCACTTCACTTTGAAAACTCAACAAGCAGTATTGTTTCTGTAATTGACACTGCCACAAATGGTGTTATAGCCTCGGTGCCCGTGGGAAATGCTTCTACAGGAATTTCAGTCACCCCCGATGGAACAAAGGTATACGTGTCGAACAGTCTGGATAATACTGTCTCTGTAATTGATACGGCTACAAACAATATAATAGCCACGGTGCCTGTAGGAGACAATCCTCAGGGAAATGCCGTGAGTCCAGAAGGAAGAATGGTATATGTGGCGAACTTCGACAGCAATACCATTTCTATAGTTGACGCAGTGACAGATACTCTTATAGCCTCTGTGCCTGTAGAAGTCAACCCTATTGGCGTTTCATTCAATCCTGATGAAAATGAGGCATATGTGACGAATAGTGGTAGCAACACTGTTTCTGTTATTGACACTGCCACAAACAGGGTTAAAACCACAATGAGTGTAGGAGAATCTCCTATTGCATTCGGGCAGTTTATAAAGCAGCCAGTACTTCCTTTTGCAAACTTCAAAAGCAATGTGAGCGAGGGTTATGCTCCGCTTTCTGTCCAGTTTACAGACCTCTCGAAAAACGCAATGGAGTGGAGCTGGGATTTTGGAGATGGAAACTATTCAACCGAGCAGAATCCAGTGCATATCTTTTCTGTACCACAAACCTATACTGTTAACCTGACAGTAAGCAATGAGAAAGGAACTGCCTCAAAGCTTGCTACAATAACTGTCACACAACAAAGCAGCTCAAGCGACGGTGGCGACGGAAGCACCGATGGAAGCAGTGGAAGCAGTGGAAGCAGTGGAAGCAGCCGCAAAAGTGGTGGCGGCGGTGGCAGCGGCGGCGGAGGCGGTTCTCCTGAGCCTGCAAAAAATGTTGAAGTAAAAGAACTTTCTCAGGCATCTATTATAAACGGGAGATCTGTAAAGTTTGATTTTGCAAGGAATGCCACCTGTGTCGTGTATGTGAGCTTTGACGCAAAGAAAACTTTTGGCAAGACCACAACTGTTGCTGAACAGCTAAAAGGCAAATCAGCTCTGGTCTCTGGACTGCCCGATGGTGAAGTTTACAAGTTCTTTAATGTCTGGGTCGGAAACGGAGGAGTTGCAACGGAAAAGAACATAGAAAGCCCTGTAGTATGCTTCAAGGTTGAGAAGTCCTGGCTTGAGGATAAGAAGATTGATCCGGTTTCGATCACTCTCAGCAGTTACATAGACAAAACATGGTCATATCTGCCAGCGGAATTATTATCCGAAGATAGTAAATACCTGTACTTCACGGCAGAAACTCCGGGGTTCTCATCCTTTGCAATAATAGGAAAAGCCATAGAGAAAGAATCCGGAGACGAAATTGAACTTGCAACTGATATTCAGGATCCTGGGCAGGAGAGTATAGCCCTCGGAAGTAAGGATAGAATGAAATCTGAAGATAGAATGAAATCTGAAACGGGAAAAATTACAAGCATACCTGGATTTAAAGCGGTTTGTGGAATTATCAGCTTGCTGGCTATATCTCTGTATCAAAGAAGATGTAATAAGTAA